The following proteins come from a genomic window of Dreissena polymorpha isolate Duluth1 chromosome 1, UMN_Dpol_1.0, whole genome shotgun sequence:
- the LOC127880089 gene encoding protein lifeguard 4-like produces MSKTAIKEPSIVDDFMYGSNVATAHITIRMGFLRKVYGILTSQLLLTSLVGFIFMMHEGIKNFVQTNNWMMFVALFGTLAIMFPLMLKRQETPTNYILLAAFTLMEAYTVGVVVTMYDKLVVLEAVVLTLGVTAALTVYTLQSKRDFSSWGAGLFACLWVLILAMILQIFFPTELIDKAISVGGALLFSLFIVFDTYMMMHKLSPEEYMLAAINLYLDILNLFLHILRILGDRRN; encoded by the exons ATGTCAAAGACAGCAATTAAAGAGCCTTCCATTGTGGATGACTTCATGTATGGCAGCAATGTGGCAACAGCCCACATCACAATCAGAATGG GGTTTCTCCGCAAGGTATATGGCATCCTCACTTCCCAGCTGTTGCTGACCTCCTTGGTTGGATTCATCTTCATGATGCATGAAGGCATCAAAAACTTCGTACAAACCAA CAACTGGATGATGTTTGTGGCACTGTTTGGTACATTGGCTATCATGTTTCCACTGATGCTGAAACGACAAGAGACCCCCACAAACTACATCCTCCTTGCTGCGTTT ACACTAATGGAAGCTTACACAGTAGGAGTTGTTG TGACAATGTATGACAAGCTGGTTGTGTTGGAGGCAGTAGTCCTCACACTTGGGGTGACAGCAGCGCTCACCGTGTACACCTTGCAGAGTAAGAGGGACTTCAGCTCCTGGGGGGCGGG ATTGTTTGCCTGCCTCTGGGTGCTGATCTTGGCCATGATTTTACAG ATCTTCTTCCCTACTGAGCTGATAGACAAGGCCATCTCGGTGGGAGGGGCGCTACTGTTCTCGCTGTTCATCGTCTTTGACACATACATGATGATGCACAAGCTGTCCCCCGAGGAGTACATGCTGGCTGCCATCAACCTGTACCTCGACATCCTCAATCTCTTCCTGCACATTCTCCGTATACTTGGAGACCGACGCAACTGA